One genomic segment of Nitratidesulfovibrio sp. includes these proteins:
- a CDS encoding phage regulatory CII family protein, producing the protein MSEKWITRMVQGAVLSSRSQAREVARTIGKPYPTLMRELNPFDLGAKLGVETFFQILRTTRDVTPLEQIAQELGYRLAPVDGGEEDPGRGAHLGL; encoded by the coding sequence ATGTCCGAGAAGTGGATCACCAGAATGGTGCAGGGGGCGGTGCTCAGCAGCAGAAGCCAGGCGCGCGAAGTGGCGCGAACCATCGGCAAGCCCTATCCCACCCTGATGCGCGAACTGAACCCGTTCGACCTTGGGGCAAAGCTGGGTGTGGAAACGTTTTTTCAGATACTGCGCACCACCCGCGACGTGACGCCGCTGGAACAGATAGCGCAGGAACTGGGCTACCGGCTGGCCCCGGTGGATGGCGGCGAGGAGGACCCCGGACGCGGGGCGCACCTCGGACTGTAG